atataaccacgttaaatcctaaTGTCGTTTATTGTATTATCTATCGTTTACGTTTATTTATTATCGTTTGTTATTCGTGGGTTATGTGATTAACAATACCACAATTACATGTTCTTGTTAGGGTCCCTCACAATTCCTAACACTCATACCTCGCCTTAACTACCTCGCCTTAACTGGGTAATGTTGTTGTACTAAATAGACTCGGCCCATTTATTAGAAACCTAAATTAGGTTTAAAACCAATTCAATATTACTCAATCAGATTCTATTATGAACTTTGATATTTTAAATATTGCATGTAGTTACAGTTCTAATTTGATCTTGTAATTCTAAGCTGAATAAATCCACCATGAACTTGAAATTTCCATTATAGGAAGCTGTTGGGCATTTTCGGCAATCGCTGCAGTGGAAGGAATAAATGCAATTGTAACTGGGCAATTAACAAGATTATCAGAACAACAACTTCTTGATTGTGATACTGCTTGGAATAATGCATGCGATGGAGGGCTAATGGAACCTGCCTTCAAATTCATTAAGGAGCATGGAGGTATAGCTACAGATGAGAGCTACCCATACAAAGCTAAGAGAGTAACTTGCGATAAATCAAAGGTACAAAATTTGTACAATCAATTTCATCAAACACATCAACCAAATAAAGTATATAAGCATTTCTTTATTACATCTAATAAACATTCGTTAATTTTGTTTTTTAATTTCAATCTAGTTTGGCCATCATTCGGTCACGCTCTCAGGATCAGAGTATTTAGATGGAACTGAAGAAGCGCTACACAAATCAGTTGCACACCAGCCTGTAACTATTTCCGTTGATTCTAGTAGCCAAGATTTCATGTTGTATAAAGAGGTATTACTAAACTTTCCCTACTTCAATCTAAATCCTTTAAACTTAACAACTTGTTCGTTAGTTCGTTCACTTCAATgggtttttctttttatttcagGGAGTTTTCACTGGAGCATGTGGTTTGAATAATAATCACGGTATGACGGTTGTTGGATACGATGAAACTAAAGAAGGAATGAAGTATTGGATAGTGAAGAACTCATGGAGTGAAGCTTGGGGAGAAAAAGGATACATGCGCATTCAACGTGGAACTCCGCAAAAAGAGGGAATATGTGGAATTAATAAGTGTGCTGCAATTCCACTTAAGGATGCTAATACAAAAAATATAGAACTCTAGAATATATAACTTGAAATTATCTAATAAGTGTTGGTGTTCGATTTTGTAAATTGATCAAGATATTGTTTTAGTTAAATAAACATGTGAATGAATACTATTATTCCTATTCAAACTATCATGATATATATGACGATGCTTTTGAAAATCATCCACGAAGAACGATGATTGTTGATTTCACTTTCTGTCTCTACATTGATGCTTTTGTCTCCTAACCAACGATGCTTTTTGAAAACCATCCATGATGAACGATGGTTGCAGATTTCACACGTTTGAATATCGATGATCTGTTGGATGTCAGTTTTCTTTTAAAAGCTGAATTTGAAACTTGATTGTAGTGTTTAATTTTTGATTAGGTTTTAATTTGGGGTTTTATTATAATAAATGTTTATAGATTTATTATAGatatatagagtttgaaataaaagaACAACTGTAGTAATCTTTTTTGTTTTCCTCTAATTTCTATACATAGAATCTAGAGTTTATATAGAAACTTGATGCTCTTATTAAAAATTTGGGAAATTTGTTGCTctgtttttttttgtaacaaagacAAATAAAATTTGGTGGTGTTTTTACCCTGTAACAAAGAAAATAAAAGACTGTAGAAATAGGAATAGGAAAACAAAATGGAAGAAGATATAAAAAGAACCGAAAGACGAAAAACCCGTACATGGCACATGTCATGAGATAACGAAAATTTTTAACCGTCGTTAGTAACAAGGACCACCTATGTAACTTGTGTAAACCCGTGAGTCCGTGACCAACCACGTTAAAAAGGGTACAGGTAGTTTGAAAATCAACGTACACAAATACAGAGTATAACATCGTAATAagaagagagagaggaagagaaaatgtgtgagagagaaaaccttgagagagagagagtgtgaggCAAAGCACGGCTAGGGCTAGCTCGGAGTATACACGAGGACGACACAACGGGTACTATGCCAACAAGGATCACGAGAGATCAAATCGAAATCGGCTTACTTCGTATATGTTTTTCAATTTCTCTGATGACTGGAAGGTGGTGGATTTTTGGAAACTTTTCAAGCAATATGGTGCGGTGAGAGATGTATATGTAGCGGGGAAGAGGTTAAAGAATGGAAGGAAATTTGCTTTTGTTAGATTTGCAGATGTGCAAGATAGTAGTATGCTTCTCAAAACTCTGGAGAATGTGAGATTTAATGGGGAACAAATTAAGATTTTCATGGCAACTAATCGGGCTCCAAAGAAGGTGGATCATTCTCCTCCAAAAACACATTTCGACCATAACCAGCATACGGGTCATGATTTCAACCATTTCCATGATGGTAGAAGATATTCGGACGTCTTGGGTAGAAGGGATCTGAGGAAGGTCATCAATGAAAAAAGAAAGGCACAAGGGTTTTTTACAAAACCTGAATCTAAGGAGAAGTTGGACGGTGAAGCGAAGGAGGAGAAGGTGGTGTTTATCGAGGATGAAGATGTGATAGCAGGAAACAATGAAGTTCTGGATAGGGCGGTGGTGGGTGAAGCAAAAAACCCAGAATCCCTGAATAATCTAGAACTTATTTTAGAAGCAGAAGGTTTCGGTGGAATTGAGATAAAGAGACTGGGTGGTCTCGGTATCATGTTGATCTTCCCATCCATTGAGGCAGCTAAATCGATGGTTGAAGGTGAACATGTCTTGCATAAATGGATTCATAAAGCTTGTATGTGTGACTTCTCATCTTGGCTAGAGTGTAGAATGGCTTGGCTTTCAA
This genomic window from Rutidosis leptorrhynchoides isolate AG116_Rl617_1_P2 chromosome 2, CSIRO_AGI_Rlap_v1, whole genome shotgun sequence contains:
- the LOC139890364 gene encoding KDEL-tailed cysteine endopeptidase CEP3-like yields the protein MEFTKFILLLLSISLILNVVKSFEYDEKELESEDGMRMLYNRWRSHHKVQGRRNLERFNVFKHNVQYVHQSNKMNKPYKLNLNLFADYTVHEHASIYQSKTSHFLALQGPLKSTNQSYTHKDATNLPPRIDWRERNAVTPIEFQGECGSCWAFSAIAAVEGINAIVTGQLTRLSEQQLLDCDTAWNNACDGGLMEPAFKFIKEHGGIATDESYPYKAKRVTCDKSKFGHHSVTLSGSEYLDGTEEALHKSVAHQPVTISVDSSSQDFMLYKEGVFTGACGLNNNHGMTVVGYDETKEGMKYWIVKNSWSEAWGEKGYMRIQRGTPQKEGICGINKCAAIPLKDANTKNIEL